In the Pseudanabaena sp. PCC 7367 genome, one interval contains:
- a CDS encoding UbiD family decarboxylase, which translates to MPRDLRSFLNLLEQRGQLRKITAEVDPDLEIAEISDRMLRAGGPALLFENVKGASIPVAVNLMGTVERVCWAMDMEDQMELEALGEKLGKLQSPKPPKKISQAIDFGKILFDVVKGRPQKQLFGTAPCQEVVLEGDAVDLNLLPLIRPWPKDAGRVITLGLVITKDPENGIPNVSVYRLQQQSKNTMTVHWLSVRGGARHLRKAKEMDKKLEIAIALGIDPLLIMAAATPIPVDLSEWIFAGLYGGEGVQLTKCKTIDIDVPAQAEMILEGTIDPSEYLPDGPFGDHMGYYGGIEDSPLVRFQCITHRQDPVYLTTFSGRPPKEEAMIAIALNRIYTPILRQQVSEITDFFLPMEALSYKAAIISIKKAYPGQARRAALAFWSALPQFTYTKFVIVVDEGINIRDPRQVVWALSSKVDPVRDVFILPSTPFDSLDFASEKIGLGGRMGIDATTKIPPETEHEWGDVLESDPKTSKLCDSRWAEYGLGDIKLGEVDPNLFGYDI; encoded by the coding sequence ATGCCCCGCGATCTGCGCTCCTTTTTGAACCTGCTTGAACAACGCGGTCAACTCCGCAAAATCACCGCCGAGGTTGATCCCGACCTGGAGATCGCCGAAATTAGCGACAGAATGTTACGGGCAGGAGGGCCGGCGCTGCTATTCGAGAACGTGAAAGGAGCGAGCATCCCCGTGGCGGTGAACCTGATGGGCACAGTGGAGCGGGTTTGCTGGGCAATGGACATGGAAGACCAGATGGAGCTGGAAGCGCTGGGCGAAAAACTGGGCAAGCTGCAAAGCCCCAAGCCGCCCAAGAAAATCTCTCAGGCGATCGATTTTGGCAAGATCCTGTTCGACGTGGTTAAGGGTCGCCCCCAGAAACAATTATTTGGTACTGCGCCCTGTCAGGAAGTGGTGCTTGAAGGCGATGCGGTGGATTTAAACCTGCTGCCGCTGATCCGCCCCTGGCCAAAGGATGCCGGTCGGGTGATTACGCTTGGCCTGGTGATCACCAAAGACCCCGAAAATGGCATCCCCAATGTCAGCGTCTATCGGCTTCAACAGCAATCGAAAAACACCATGACCGTCCATTGGCTCTCGGTGCGGGGTGGGGCGCGGCATTTGCGTAAGGCGAAGGAGATGGACAAAAAGCTGGAAATTGCGATCGCCCTGGGGATCGATCCGCTGTTGATCATGGCGGCAGCCACGCCGATTCCCGTAGATTTATCAGAATGGATTTTTGCCGGACTCTATGGTGGCGAGGGCGTTCAGCTCACCAAATGCAAAACGATCGACATTGATGTGCCAGCCCAGGCGGAAATGATCCTGGAGGGGACGATCGATCCCAGTGAATACCTACCCGATGGGCCCTTTGGCGATCACATGGGCTATTACGGCGGAATCGAAGACTCTCCGTTAGTCAGGTTCCAGTGCATTACGCACCGTCAAGATCCGGTCTATTTAACCACCTTCAGCGGTCGGCCACCCAAGGAAGAAGCGATGATTGCGATCGCCCTGAATCGGATCTATACGCCGATCCTGCGTCAGCAAGTTTCGGAAATTACCGATTTCTTTTTGCCGATGGAGGCGCTCAGTTACAAGGCGGCGATTATTTCGATTAAAAAAGCCTATCCCGGTCAGGCGCGACGGGCGGCGTTGGCGTTCTGGTCGGCTCTGCCCCAGTTCACCTACACCAAATTTGTGATCGTGGTGGATGAAGGTATAAACATTAGAGATCCAAGACAAGTAGTGTGGGCGCTGTCTTCAAAAGTTGATCCGGTGCGGGATGTGTTTATTCTGCCCAGCACGCCGTTTGACTCCCTAGATTTTGCCAGTGAAAAGATTGGCCTCGGCGGTCGAATGGGGATCGATGCCACCACCAAGATCCCGCCGGAAACCGAGCATGAGTGGGGCGATGTGTTGGAGAGTGATCCAAAAACCTCTAAGCTGTGCGATTCACGCTGGGCGGAATATGGCCTCGGTGATATTAAATTGGGTGAGGTTGATCCGAATTTATTTGGCTACGATATTTAG
- a CDS encoding PadR family transcriptional regulator, which translates to MAKQKKKPDNPDPMAITQAEELVLSTLRYGREFYGLAICEAVKQASGGSRTIGLSRVYSVLKRLEEKGYVTSRWGDEAPSELTGARRRYYKITGAGSNALDIKEAYLKGLGTFEPVLRGAT; encoded by the coding sequence ATGGCTAAACAAAAGAAGAAGCCAGACAATCCTGATCCTATGGCAATAACGCAAGCAGAAGAACTTGTGCTGTCTACATTACGCTATGGTAGAGAATTCTATGGGTTAGCAATCTGTGAAGCTGTAAAGCAAGCTAGTGGTGGTTCACGGACAATTGGCCTAAGTAGAGTTTACTCTGTGCTTAAAAGGCTTGAGGAGAAGGGCTATGTAACATCAAGGTGGGGAGACGAGGCACCCTCCGAGCTAACTGGTGCGCGTCGGCGCTATTACAAGATAACTGGTGCTGGTTCAAATGCCTTAGATATTAAGGAAGCTTATTTGAAAGGATTGGGAACATTTGAGCCCGTGCTTAGGGGGGCGACATGA
- a CDS encoding AbrB family transcriptional regulator: protein MSEEAIAITIAEPTTPTQRIGQLSLTLWQNSPQLMAEGLRIAGILAIASLIGFIFSSIGVPVGWLLGPMVAGIGLALLSTDTPKLPALLGITGQAIVGLATAMRFTWETVASASQYAIPLLLCIVVTGALSLGNGYLLWKWTGIDRVTSLLGSFPGASFSFAAMSEEMGADAVAVTMLQYLRVLLVSAILPMIVGTFFAHDAAIAAEIAKSAIVPIHDASILTAAINVLTLAILGLLGVWAGKKLKLPSSLFTGSFLAGLAGLWLLPYDLEMPPLAFTIGLLLVGLSIGLKFHLQTLRKIFKAIVLETFLVVALILICVAIGYGFHQVTHVDTMTALLGSSPGGTTAMLATVVELGGDSGLVMAMQMTRMLMVILLSPWITTSLLSKNEQARDAV from the coding sequence GTGAGCGAAGAAGCGATCGCAATTACTATTGCTGAGCCAACCACACCAACACAACGGATTGGGCAGCTTAGTCTGACTCTTTGGCAAAATTCACCGCAGCTAATGGCTGAGGGGCTGCGGATCGCTGGGATATTAGCGATCGCCTCGCTGATTGGTTTTATTTTTTCCAGCATTGGTGTTCCGGTTGGTTGGCTGTTGGGGCCAATGGTGGCGGGGATTGGTTTAGCGCTGCTTTCGACTGATACGCCCAAGCTACCAGCACTGTTGGGAATTACAGGACAGGCGATCGTAGGGTTGGCGACGGCAATGCGCTTTACCTGGGAGACGGTGGCTTCGGCCAGTCAATATGCGATCCCATTGTTGCTGTGTATCGTGGTTACGGGTGCACTGAGCCTGGGGAATGGTTATTTGCTGTGGAAGTGGACTGGCATCGATCGCGTTACTAGCTTATTAGGCTCGTTTCCTGGTGCAAGTTTCAGCTTTGCGGCGATGAGCGAGGAGATGGGCGCGGATGCGGTGGCGGTAACGATGCTGCAATATCTGCGGGTGCTGCTGGTGTCGGCGATCCTGCCGATGATCGTGGGTACGTTTTTTGCCCATGATGCGGCGATCGCGGCAGAAATTGCGAAGTCAGCGATCGTGCCGATCCATGATGCTTCGATCCTCACGGCGGCGATCAATGTGTTGACCCTGGCGATCCTGGGGTTATTGGGCGTATGGGCGGGTAAAAAGTTAAAACTGCCGTCTTCGTTGTTTACTGGCTCATTTCTGGCTGGTTTGGCGGGGCTGTGGCTGTTGCCCTATGACCTGGAGATGCCGCCGCTAGCGTTTACGATCGGCCTGCTGTTGGTGGGCTTGTCGATCGGCCTGAAGTTTCATTTGCAGACGCTCCGTAAGATTTTTAAGGCGATCGTGCTGGAGACATTTTTAGTAGTGGCGTTGATTTTAATCTGCGTGGCGATCGGCTATGGCTTCCATCAGGTGACCCATGTGGATACGATGACGGCGTTGCTGGGTTCGAGTCCTGGTGGGACGACGGCGATGCTGGCGACGGTGGTGGAGCTTGGAGGAGATAGCGGCCTGGTGATGGCGATGCAGATGACGCGGATGTTGATGGTTATTTTGCTGAGTCCCTGGATTACGACTTCGCTGCTTTCCAAGAACGAGCAGGCACGGGATGCAGTGTAG
- a CDS encoding peroxiredoxin gives MPAEIGTPAPDFTLPSDRGEITLSSYRGKTNVLLAFYPGDFSPVCTSEMQCFADDWTKFRELGAEILGISTDPIEKHIEFSKKLGLQFPLLSDRNREVSRQYGVAGLFGSKRAYFIIDIEGIVRFKYIEFLPVFKREDSELLVELRKLKGVG, from the coding sequence ATGCCCGCTGAAATCGGAACCCCAGCCCCAGACTTTACCCTGCCTAGCGATCGCGGTGAAATCACCCTGAGTAGCTATAGGGGCAAAACCAATGTGTTGCTTGCCTTTTATCCCGGTGACTTTTCGCCTGTTTGTACCAGTGAGATGCAGTGTTTTGCCGATGATTGGACTAAATTCCGGGAGTTGGGCGCAGAAATTCTGGGGATCAGCACCGACCCGATCGAAAAGCACATTGAATTTTCCAAAAAGCTGGGCTTGCAGTTTCCATTGCTGAGCGATCGTAACCGGGAAGTGAGCCGTCAATATGGTGTGGCTGGTTTATTTGGCAGCAAACGCGCTTATTTTATTATTGATATTGAAGGCATTGTGCGTTTCAAGTACATTGAATTTTTGCCAGTTTTCAAGCGCGAGGATAGTGAGCTGTTGGTGGAGCTGCGTAAGCTGAAGGGTGTTGGTTAA
- a CDS encoding AMP-dependent synthetase/ligase — MTITQNPKPLDHSEANNLWQVWQKTVAVYPDIIALHDPHAKPEVKLTYQETFSLINQFGAGLRSLGVKAGDKVALIADNSSRWLIADQGILAIGAANATRSSQAERTELLYIVEHSDSTALVVENLATLQKLQPDLQDLPIKLIVLLSDEEPPEGAYNYQQVCDRGVDKDLGDPQITRDTLATLIYTSGTSGKPKGVMLTHGNILTQVRGGTAMVKPFPGDRILSILPTWHSYERSCEYFLFSQGVTQIYTNLRKIKNDLATFKPQYMLAVPRLWESIYEGIQRKFDAESATKRKLINFLLNASNTYIKARRVVNGLSLTGGNQLKARLTMFAYAPLYWLAKKLVFDKIRAGIGGEFKYICSGGGALQPHLELFYEAAQIEILVGYGLTETSPMVTARRPERNLRTTSGIPLPDAEIKIVDPETKEAFPPGKRGLVMARGPMIMQGYYKNPEATNKAIDADGWFNTGDLGFLTHKNDLTITGRAKDTIVLSNGENIEPLSIEDACSSSTYIDQIMLVGQDQRQLGALIVPNLKALEVDGLLPADSELAESIDLLNQDKIRNVFRSELTRKVQDRPGQSINDRIGPFEFLPEPFDISNGMMTQTFKVKRNVVTERYRDLIDQMFTKA, encoded by the coding sequence ATGACAATTACCCAAAACCCAAAACCACTCGATCATAGTGAAGCCAATAACCTGTGGCAGGTGTGGCAAAAGACCGTTGCCGTCTATCCTGACATCATTGCCTTACATGATCCCCACGCCAAGCCAGAAGTTAAGTTGACCTATCAAGAAACCTTTAGCCTAATCAATCAATTTGGAGCGGGGTTGCGATCGCTTGGGGTCAAAGCAGGCGATAAGGTGGCCTTGATCGCGGACAATTCTTCGCGGTGGTTGATTGCCGATCAGGGCATTTTGGCGATCGGGGCGGCCAATGCTACTCGCAGCTCTCAGGCAGAACGGACTGAATTGCTTTACATTGTCGAACATAGTGATAGCACTGCGCTGGTGGTGGAAAATTTAGCCACGCTGCAAAAACTACAGCCAGATCTGCAAGATTTACCAATTAAGCTAATTGTTTTGCTCAGTGATGAGGAACCACCGGAGGGCGCATACAACTATCAGCAGGTATGCGATCGCGGTGTTGATAAAGATCTCGGCGATCCCCAAATCACCCGTGATACCCTGGCCACCCTGATTTATACCTCTGGTACTTCTGGCAAACCCAAAGGGGTGATGCTCACCCACGGCAATATTTTGACCCAGGTTAGGGGTGGTACGGCGATGGTAAAACCTTTTCCTGGCGATCGGATTCTGTCAATTTTACCCACCTGGCATAGCTATGAACGTTCCTGTGAATATTTCCTTTTCTCCCAGGGTGTAACTCAGATCTATACTAATTTGCGCAAGATCAAAAATGACCTGGCTACTTTCAAGCCTCAATATATGTTGGCAGTGCCTAGATTGTGGGAGAGCATTTATGAGGGGATTCAGCGTAAATTTGATGCCGAATCAGCCACCAAACGCAAGTTGATTAATTTCCTGCTCAATGCCAGTAATACCTACATCAAGGCACGACGGGTGGTAAATGGGTTGAGTTTAACTGGGGGCAATCAACTTAAGGCCAGGCTAACCATGTTTGCCTATGCACCGCTCTATTGGCTGGCGAAAAAGCTGGTATTTGATAAAATCCGCGCCGGAATTGGTGGTGAGTTTAAATATATTTGCAGTGGCGGTGGTGCGTTGCAGCCCCATTTGGAGTTGTTCTACGAGGCAGCCCAGATTGAGATTCTGGTGGGCTATGGCCTGACCGAAACTTCACCAATGGTGACGGCAAGGCGACCAGAGCGGAATTTGCGTACTACTTCTGGGATTCCGTTGCCCGATGCGGAAATCAAGATTGTCGATCCCGAAACCAAGGAAGCCTTTCCACCGGGCAAGCGTGGTTTGGTGATGGCCAGAGGCCCAATGATCATGCAGGGTTATTACAAAAACCCGGAAGCGACTAATAAGGCGATCGATGCGGATGGTTGGTTTAATACGGGTGATCTTGGCTTTTTGACTCACAAAAACGACCTGACGATCACTGGTCGCGCCAAAGACACAATTGTGCTTTCCAATGGCGAGAACATCGAACCACTCTCGATCGAGGATGCCTGTTCCAGCAGTACATATATTGACCAGATTATGCTAGTTGGCCAGGATCAACGGCAACTGGGCGCATTGATTGTACCCAACCTCAAGGCTTTGGAAGTTGATGGGCTGCTACCGGCTGACTCAGAATTGGCTGAGTCGATCGATTTACTCAATCAAGACAAAATTCGCAATGTGTTTCGCAGTGAGCTAACCCGTAAAGTCCAGGATCGCCCTGGCCAAAGCATCAACGATCGAATTGGCCCATTTGAATTTCTGCCCGAACCATTTGACATCAGCAATGGTATGATGACCCAGACTTTTAAAGTGAAGCGCAATGTGGTGACGGAGCGCTACCGCGATCTTATTGACCAAATGTTTACCAAAGCCTAG
- a CDS encoding YlqD family protein, protein MGSIDFENQLLLKRTANIKVIVTARWKDEMQQQLQLQIGQSDTQLQQLDAQAQRVIAEIERQSVQPPGPEVTREIESIRTQANNQKAQLLERKNQFLQQLNQVQVLELEQEVSQGQIDSFFPIAQGDNLIAEMYVEMVLRDGVVEEIRKGFPKVVQPAPQQQDMSMGG, encoded by the coding sequence ATGGGTTCTATAGACTTTGAAAATCAACTTTTGCTGAAGCGCACCGCGAATATTAAGGTAATTGTAACGGCACGCTGGAAGGACGAAATGCAACAACAACTACAGTTGCAAATTGGTCAGTCCGATACTCAATTGCAACAGCTTGATGCTCAGGCGCAGCGTGTGATCGCCGAAATTGAGCGCCAAAGTGTGCAACCCCCTGGACCAGAAGTGACCAGAGAAATTGAGTCGATTCGCACCCAGGCGAATAATCAAAAGGCACAGTTGCTAGAGCGCAAGAATCAATTTTTACAACAGCTCAACCAGGTGCAAGTATTAGAGCTAGAACAGGAAGTTAGTCAGGGGCAGATCGACAGCTTTTTCCCGATCGCCCAGGGTGATAATTTAATCGCCGAAATGTATGTGGAAATGGTTTTGCGCGATGGTGTGGTCGAAGAAATTCGCAAGGGATTTCCCAAGGTAGTGCAACCTGCACCCCAACAACAGGATATGTCAATGGGCGGCTAG